The proteins below come from a single Vibrio cyclitrophicus genomic window:
- a CDS encoding protein disulfide oxidoreductase, protein MKAPNNEEKSRTTENYAVKGKAKKSSSLKKWGKELVSMILIVGVVSFAMDFYHSRSMPQGNAVPIVGKSLQGEDIDVIELSKNGKPVIVYFWATWCGACKFVSPTVNSFSDTHQIVSVALSSGQDERVQRFLDAKEYQFPTINDVSGSISRDWRINVTPSIVIIKDGKISSIATGVTSPIGLWLRAYFS, encoded by the coding sequence ATGAAGGCTCCCAACAATGAAGAGAAATCTCGCACGACTGAAAACTACGCTGTAAAGGGTAAAGCCAAGAAGTCTAGTAGCCTTAAGAAGTGGGGAAAGGAACTGGTTTCAATGATACTGATCGTTGGCGTAGTTTCATTTGCGATGGATTTTTATCATAGCAGAAGTATGCCTCAGGGCAACGCCGTTCCAATCGTGGGGAAATCGCTCCAAGGCGAAGATATTGACGTTATCGAACTAAGCAAAAATGGTAAACCCGTGATTGTCTACTTTTGGGCAACATGGTGTGGTGCCTGCAAATTTGTGAGTCCAACCGTCAACAGTTTCAGCGACACCCATCAAATAGTGTCAGTCGCCTTGTCATCTGGGCAAGACGAACGTGTTCAGCGGTTTTTAGATGCCAAAGAATATCAATTTCCGACCATCAACGATGTCTCAGGTTCGATCAGTAGAGATTGGAGAATCAATGTCACTCCAAGCATTGTCATCATCAAAGATGGAAAAATAAGCAGTATCGCAACAGGTGTTACTTCCCCTATTGGGCTTTGGCTAAGAGCCTACTTTTCCTAA
- a CDS encoding M3 family metallopeptidase, giving the protein MTATNYLNQLNQDYLATHKAKEDFFWDTYMGISDDHDGSTSAQTQWTEFLSSAEQITAIQKHIDAIGEIQDLEERKSTLTGLNGWLATFRSHSIESEPSQKLKAELIKFEAELFEKKQNHVMTYVNEAGEETEGSLPVLGSAVRSNGNEQVRLSAHQALLDLEQWLLANGFIELIKKRNQFAQSLGFKTFFDYSVVKTEQMTTQQLFTILDDFEARTRDNNLKSLTNLAEKKGQNALEAHNFIYSFAGDVMNDLDPYVPFSKSLRRWIESFGRLNIEYSQATLKLDLLERKGKYPNGFCHGPIPSFYDQGAWVAAKVNFTSNAKPDQIGSGYDGINTLFHEGGHAAHFANVKMNAPCFSQEFAPTSMAYAETQSMFCDSLLTDADWLKQYALNSEGQPIPDELIKAIIDNKQPFKAYEERSILVVPYFERALYELADEDLTPEKITELARHSEKTILGLSCSPRPLMAIPHLLSDEASCAYQGYLLAHMAVYQTRAYFTDKFGYLTDNPEIGPLLAKHYWYKGNSVNHNGTIESLTGEGFNAKYLADECNLSPEQAWAIEEQKIKQLSTRERAPIADLNAKISIVDGAAELANNNSSNHQMCDEFEQFIVGQYGR; this is encoded by the coding sequence ATGACTGCAACGAACTATCTCAACCAATTAAATCAAGATTATCTTGCGACTCACAAAGCAAAAGAAGACTTCTTTTGGGATACTTACATGGGAATAAGTGATGACCACGATGGGTCAACATCTGCACAAACCCAGTGGACCGAGTTTCTTAGTTCTGCCGAGCAAATTACTGCTATCCAAAAACACATTGATGCAATCGGCGAGATTCAAGATCTTGAAGAAAGGAAGAGCACACTAACCGGATTAAATGGTTGGCTAGCGACCTTTAGATCTCACTCGATCGAATCAGAACCATCTCAGAAGTTGAAAGCCGAACTCATCAAATTTGAGGCCGAATTATTTGAGAAAAAACAAAACCATGTCATGACTTACGTAAATGAAGCGGGTGAAGAGACCGAAGGATCATTGCCGGTTCTAGGTTCAGCCGTCAGAAGTAATGGCAATGAACAGGTAAGACTTTCTGCACACCAAGCACTATTAGATTTAGAACAATGGCTATTAGCTAACGGCTTCATCGAACTTATCAAAAAGCGCAATCAGTTTGCTCAATCGCTTGGTTTCAAAACCTTCTTTGATTACTCAGTGGTTAAAACTGAGCAAATGACGACACAACAATTGTTCACGATATTGGATGACTTCGAAGCACGCACGCGCGATAACAATCTAAAAAGCCTAACTAACTTAGCTGAGAAAAAAGGCCAGAATGCACTGGAAGCGCATAACTTTATCTACTCTTTTGCTGGTGATGTTATGAATGACTTGGACCCTTATGTTCCATTCTCAAAGTCACTCAGACGCTGGATAGAGTCTTTTGGCCGTCTCAACATCGAATATTCTCAAGCAACACTGAAACTGGATCTCCTTGAGCGTAAAGGTAAATACCCAAATGGGTTCTGTCATGGGCCTATTCCTTCTTTCTATGATCAAGGTGCTTGGGTTGCTGCTAAAGTAAACTTCACTAGCAATGCCAAACCCGATCAAATTGGCAGTGGTTATGATGGTATTAATACGCTGTTTCACGAAGGTGGACACGCCGCACACTTTGCCAATGTGAAAATGAATGCGCCTTGTTTCTCTCAGGAATTTGCACCAACCTCGATGGCTTATGCCGAAACCCAATCGATGTTCTGCGACAGTCTGCTGACAGATGCCGATTGGCTAAAACAGTATGCGCTGAATTCAGAAGGCCAACCTATACCAGATGAATTGATTAAAGCTATCATTGATAACAAACAACCATTCAAAGCCTATGAAGAACGCAGCATTCTTGTGGTTCCTTACTTTGAACGAGCGCTATACGAATTGGCGGATGAAGATCTGACACCTGAAAAAATCACGGAGCTCGCACGTCATAGTGAGAAAACGATTCTTGGATTATCTTGCAGTCCACGCCCATTAATGGCGATTCCACATTTGCTGTCCGATGAAGCTTCTTGTGCTTACCAAGGCTATCTATTGGCTCATATGGCGGTTTACCAAACTCGTGCCTATTTCACTGACAAGTTTGGTTATTTAACCGATAACCCAGAAATCGGCCCTTTGTTGGCTAAGCACTACTGGTACAAGGGAAATAGCGTGAATCATAATGGGACAATCGAAAGCCTGACAGGAGAAGGTTTTAACGCCAAATACCTCGCCGACGAGTGCAACTTATCGCCAGAGCAAGCTTGGGCGATTGAAGAGCAAAAAATAAAGCAGCTGTCGACAAGAGAACGTGCACCAATTGCTGATTTGAATGCTAAGATTTCGATCGTTGATGGGGCAGCCGAGCTAGCTAATAATAATAGCTCAAACCATCAGATGTGTGATGAGTTTGAGCAATTCATCGTTGGGCAATACGGTCGATAG
- a CDS encoding DsbA family protein, giving the protein MKKHIISTLIIGSLMSASAFAELNKEQTQQLEEINQFLKDNPATISGLHTSLQRYVAGQEQAKKAQETSHDWLYNNDAHPVSGNPKGKSIIINFTDYNCPYCKRLEKGLSQLTAENSDIKIINVFLSFKQQQVNGLDTNAALYSMKVWKEQPEKFQEVSRLLMAKSGSHTKNSLQAVAKRTGTEDQLNTTAEQNQTLMTNHQTFSALGLTGTPTLMIDGQVLPGYVPYDRLKDIVDDAF; this is encoded by the coding sequence ATGAAAAAGCACATTATAAGCACGTTGATTATTGGCTCACTGATGAGCGCCAGCGCTTTTGCCGAATTAAATAAAGAACAAACTCAACAACTTGAAGAAATTAACCAATTTCTAAAAGACAACCCTGCGACCATTTCAGGCCTACATACCAGCCTACAACGATATGTTGCAGGCCAAGAGCAAGCTAAAAAAGCCCAGGAAACCAGTCATGACTGGCTATACAACAATGACGCTCACCCAGTATCAGGTAATCCAAAAGGCAAATCGATTATCATTAACTTTACAGACTATAACTGTCCATATTGCAAACGCTTAGAAAAAGGCCTATCTCAACTCACAGCTGAAAATAGTGATATTAAGATCATCAATGTGTTCCTGTCTTTTAAGCAGCAACAAGTTAATGGTCTCGACACAAATGCAGCTCTGTATTCGATGAAAGTATGGAAAGAACAACCGGAGAAATTCCAAGAGGTCAGTCGGTTACTTATGGCCAAAAGCGGTAGTCACACTAAGAACTCACTACAAGCAGTCGCTAAAAGAACAGGAACTGAAGACCAATTAAACACAACTGCTGAACAGAACCAAACGCTAATGACAAACCACCAAACTTTTAGCGCTCTTGGTTTAACAGGGACACCGACTTTAATGATAGATGGGCAAGTATTACCGGGTTATGTGCCTTACGACCGACTTAAAGATATTGTAGATGACGCTTTTTAA
- a CDS encoding protein-disulfide reductase DsbD family protein, which produces MRACTKTIVVAILAMASFTALAQTTGWISAPEHPPVKIRMMSTGEQSDDGSTVQTILDVELDGDWKTYWRSPGEGGIPPSWDWSDSTNIESVNWHWPIPKYYEQLGVMTLGYKKHVSFPVTLTLKDNTQPAVFRASLSFPSCTNICVLTDYDIELPIDTQTLQLDEEAMFLFNQGMSQSPREANRTSVNGLFWDKSKQQLVTQLTSKKGWDKPQVLIDGQEVIDDFFAQPAIYITGNTLTAVYDVSNWLGEVDLTSRRVSITVSDTNLAEEMIAPVGSTPITYQESNNGLGVMLGFALIGGLILNIMPCVLPVLGMKLNSIIHNQGASNRHIRISFLASAMGVITSFALLAFGMTVLKMGGNAIGWGIQFQNVWFIAFMLIITLLFSVNLLGLVEFRLPSGLNTWIATKGDDSHSGHFVQGMFATLLATPCSAPFLGTAVAYALGASYQELWAIFIALGIGMSAPWLIFATFPNLTKLLPKPGAWMFKVKLIFGLMMFATSLWLASLMTPFIGKFSTILMSLSIVISVLIWIGRKLGRKVLIPIVATTTLVFGAALIIGSVTADNWATPIVDDLAWQKLDSKQIPQLVEQGKTVFVDVTAEWCITCKANKIGVILQNPVYNHLQQEDIVLMKGDWTTPSESVTQYLQSNGRFGVPFNIVYGPSYKSGIPLPIILDSDTVVQTLDAAR; this is translated from the coding sequence ATGCGTGCATGCACGAAAACTATCGTCGTTGCCATTTTGGCTATGGCGTCATTTACTGCTTTAGCGCAAACTACGGGCTGGATAAGTGCGCCAGAGCATCCACCTGTAAAAATACGAATGATGTCGACGGGTGAACAGTCAGATGACGGTTCAACAGTTCAGACGATATTGGATGTTGAGCTAGACGGCGACTGGAAAACCTATTGGCGTAGCCCCGGTGAAGGCGGAATCCCACCAAGCTGGGACTGGTCTGATTCAACGAATATAGAGTCTGTAAACTGGCACTGGCCTATTCCTAAGTACTACGAGCAGCTCGGTGTGATGACGTTAGGTTACAAAAAACACGTCAGCTTTCCGGTTACCTTAACGCTAAAAGACAACACGCAACCTGCGGTATTCAGAGCCTCTCTCTCGTTTCCATCTTGTACGAATATCTGTGTTTTGACTGACTATGACATCGAACTCCCTATCGACACGCAAACATTGCAGCTCGATGAGGAAGCAATGTTCCTCTTCAATCAAGGCATGAGCCAATCTCCAAGAGAAGCGAATCGCACCTCAGTTAACGGACTGTTCTGGGACAAGAGTAAGCAACAACTGGTGACCCAGTTAACGAGTAAAAAAGGTTGGGATAAGCCCCAGGTGCTGATCGACGGCCAAGAAGTAATCGATGACTTCTTCGCTCAACCAGCGATCTATATTACAGGTAATACGTTGACCGCTGTCTACGATGTTAGCAACTGGCTTGGAGAGGTCGACTTAACCAGTCGCAGGGTGAGCATCACCGTTTCTGACACCAACTTAGCGGAAGAGATGATTGCACCGGTTGGATCTACCCCAATCACTTACCAAGAGAGCAATAATGGCTTAGGGGTAATGCTTGGATTTGCCCTAATTGGTGGTTTGATACTCAATATTATGCCGTGTGTACTGCCAGTATTAGGAATGAAATTAAACAGCATCATTCACAACCAAGGCGCATCAAATCGTCATATCCGAATCTCATTCTTAGCCTCGGCTATGGGGGTGATTACCTCGTTTGCATTGTTGGCCTTTGGCATGACCGTTCTAAAAATGGGTGGCAACGCGATTGGTTGGGGAATCCAATTCCAAAACGTCTGGTTCATTGCATTCATGCTGATCATCACTTTGCTGTTCTCGGTTAACTTACTTGGGTTAGTCGAATTCAGACTACCATCGGGTTTAAACACTTGGATAGCAACCAAAGGCGATGACTCACATTCAGGCCACTTTGTTCAAGGCATGTTTGCGACGTTGTTAGCAACACCATGTAGCGCACCATTCTTAGGTACGGCTGTGGCTTATGCACTAGGTGCGAGCTATCAAGAACTGTGGGCGATCTTCATTGCTTTAGGCATAGGCATGAGTGCGCCTTGGTTAATCTTCGCAACTTTCCCTAATTTGACTAAGCTACTACCAAAACCTGGAGCGTGGATGTTCAAGGTCAAACTGATCTTTGGTTTGATGATGTTTGCCACCAGCTTATGGTTAGCCAGCTTGATGACGCCGTTTATTGGCAAGTTTTCAACAATATTAATGTCACTGTCCATCGTGATTTCAGTATTGATTTGGATTGGCCGTAAGTTAGGTCGCAAGGTCCTTATCCCTATAGTGGCTACCACTACTCTTGTGTTTGGTGCGGCTTTAATCATAGGCAGTGTCACCGCTGATAATTGGGCAACGCCAATTGTTGATGACCTTGCTTGGCAGAAGCTTGACTCGAAACAAATCCCTCAGCTCGTTGAGCAAGGCAAAACGGTATTTGTTGATGTAACAGCAGAATGGTGTATCACCTGTAAAGCCAACAAGATCGGCGTCATTCTTCAAAATCCTGTCTACAACCACCTACAACAAGAAGACATTGTCTTGATGAAAGGCGACTGGACAACACCTAGTGAGAGTGTCACTCAATATCTACAAAGTAATGGGCGATTTGGTGTGCCATTTAATATCGTCTACGGGCCAAGCTATAAAAGCGGTATCCCATTACCTATCATTCTAGACAGCGATACTGTCGTTCAAACTCTCGATGCTGCGAGGTAA
- a CDS encoding DUF3187 family protein: MLTFRTALASPLFVYAQSPIHSNVLSTQLRSAQPNRAGTIEFKSSYTQASIWAHTGTYSLDYYQNQSTMDFNNAGVHVSDFESDDLTNALTFYNELLLYSRGPMSLSAGGSLFYNNVKNGLFARTSFEQGIQLNYSYITPRHSIFSTLGLVHRNSDGSSVRDENLSPENLSTSWAIGYEYRLNQQHSLVIESLNYQGWASNDPDFSETSNEVVVGYRYRLYRLAVETLIVENIRNMDNSTDIGFTLGLRFSI; encoded by the coding sequence ATGCTAACTTTTCGTACAGCACTAGCGTCTCCTCTGTTTGTTTATGCACAATCTCCAATACATTCAAATGTGCTTTCAACTCAGCTTCGTTCGGCTCAACCTAACAGAGCAGGCACTATTGAATTCAAGTCCTCTTATACTCAGGCGAGTATATGGGCTCATACGGGTACTTATTCACTCGATTATTATCAGAATCAATCCACCATGGATTTTAACAATGCGGGTGTTCATGTGTCTGACTTTGAAAGTGATGATTTAACTAATGCGCTGACTTTTTACAATGAACTACTGCTGTATTCTAGAGGGCCAATGTCGCTCTCGGCTGGTGGTTCGCTGTTTTATAACAATGTAAAAAATGGGCTGTTTGCGAGAACAAGCTTCGAGCAAGGTATTCAACTCAACTACAGCTATATCACGCCAAGGCATAGCATATTCTCCACCCTCGGGCTCGTACATCGAAACAGCGATGGCTCTTCTGTGAGAGATGAAAACCTAAGCCCTGAAAACCTAAGTACAAGTTGGGCGATAGGGTATGAATACCGGCTTAACCAACAACACAGTTTGGTTATAGAGTCTCTCAACTATCAAGGTTGGGCGAGTAATGATCCTGATTTTTCAGAAACCTCTAACGAAGTGGTCGTTGGGTATCGATATCGTTTGTATCGACTCGCGGTTGAAACCTTGATAGTCGAAAACATCCGTAACATGGATAACAGCACGGACATCGGCTTTACACTCGGATTGCGTTTTTCTATATAA
- a CDS encoding response regulator transcription factor has translation MSASNYSFEQLLMKQSATLINSDPNNFQTTWSQASFDVLDWFGIDRLTLYPNSMVLLEDGKTCSVSKKHIPPVNKKNLIGGNYLDYLKLLKTNETYLTFSKDELINSNNYVLKQLYKEGGRWHCIIPLQLFNQRWGALSFTNFHDADTNFDLEDIKRLKLVCEVWLCYWQHSTLARTLKQNENRLEDDSDKLLLLTKKQTKVLALIAQGFSAKDCAEQLHLSSRTIESHKYRMLGLLNLNNHNELIQFALRNGLGLTENIHTTR, from the coding sequence GTGAGCGCTTCTAACTATAGCTTTGAACAATTATTAATGAAGCAATCTGCAACTTTGATCAATAGTGACCCAAACAACTTTCAAACAACTTGGTCGCAAGCGAGCTTTGACGTACTTGATTGGTTTGGTATTGATCGTCTTACACTTTATCCAAATTCAATGGTCTTATTAGAAGATGGCAAAACGTGCTCAGTCTCCAAAAAACACATTCCTCCAGTTAACAAGAAGAACCTCATTGGTGGTAATTATCTTGATTACTTAAAGCTTTTGAAGACTAACGAGACCTATCTAACCTTCTCAAAAGATGAGCTCATAAACAGCAATAACTATGTATTAAAGCAGTTGTACAAAGAAGGGGGACGTTGGCACTGTATCATACCACTACAGCTATTTAATCAACGTTGGGGAGCATTGTCTTTTACTAATTTTCACGATGCCGACACCAATTTCGACTTAGAAGACATCAAACGCTTAAAGTTAGTCTGTGAAGTTTGGCTTTGTTACTGGCAACATTCCACACTAGCTAGAACGCTAAAACAGAATGAGAACCGACTAGAAGACGACAGTGATAAGCTACTATTACTGACAAAAAAGCAGACCAAAGTTTTAGCGCTGATTGCTCAAGGGTTTAGCGCAAAAGATTGCGCAGAGCAACTTCACTTAAGTTCAAGAACCATAGAATCTCATAAGTATAGAATGCTTGGACTGCTCAATTTAAATAACCATAACGAGCTCATTCAATTCGCCTTACGTAATGGCCTAGGTCTTACAGAAAACATACACACGACACGTTAA
- a CDS encoding RecX family transcriptional regulator yields MDDLQQKTNTRNTTVRKAIRIESVMNSAMWHLTQRDMTESELIAKLKVKTDNQEWIDETLGTLKGFGYLKSDQVFAEQFVEQAFSGEFGSRYIVEKLKKKGLKDSVISDAIHKVSFEKSIDEQNILIDRINHYYTSFTMSREKLVATLQKRGFSYQQVKVAIDQHPQAHELMSNMQIKAEKADLEKEVLKYARKGKGLTAIQQELRQRQIDTSELPSLIDRLINEEQLDFYSSCLEQLQKKSYDLNDHKERSKAYAMLSRKGFSSDEIKFALSEGNE; encoded by the coding sequence ATGGATGATTTACAGCAAAAAACGAATACTAGAAATACAACGGTAAGAAAAGCGATACGAATCGAAAGTGTTATGAACTCTGCGATGTGGCATTTAACTCAGAGAGATATGACAGAAAGCGAGCTGATTGCAAAGCTCAAAGTGAAAACCGACAATCAAGAATGGATCGATGAAACTTTGGGCACCTTGAAAGGCTTTGGGTATCTCAAGTCTGACCAAGTGTTTGCAGAACAATTTGTGGAGCAAGCTTTTTCTGGTGAATTTGGCTCTCGATATATTGTTGAAAAATTGAAGAAGAAGGGCCTAAAGGACTCTGTGATTTCTGATGCCATCCATAAGGTGTCCTTTGAGAAATCAATTGATGAACAAAACATCTTAATAGATCGAATTAACCACTATTACACAAGCTTTACCATGAGCCGTGAAAAGCTTGTGGCGACACTGCAAAAGCGCGGCTTTAGCTATCAACAAGTTAAAGTGGCGATTGATCAGCACCCGCAAGCCCATGAACTTATGAGTAACATGCAAATTAAAGCAGAGAAGGCTGACTTAGAGAAAGAAGTGCTTAAGTATGCTCGTAAGGGTAAAGGCTTGACTGCTATCCAGCAAGAGTTGAGACAAAGACAAATCGATACCAGTGAACTGCCATCGTTAATCGACCGATTGATTAATGAAGAGCAACTGGATTTCTACTCTTCTTGTTTAGAGCAGTTACAGAAAAAATCCTATGATCTTAATGACCATAAAGAACGCTCTAAAGCTTATGCAATGTTGAGTCGAAAAGGTTTCTCTTCTGATGAGATCAAATTTGCTCTGAGTGAAGGTAACGAGTAA
- a CDS encoding mechanosensitive ion channel family protein, which produces MMKVWRCLLLMLTLVAFGSFAQGVDKIAEAQDQLMLDLTTLETAHDAEKPFLEDILRRKNQALREEIFSQLSSDKEEGLDTVLAQQVELLQHLLSLNEVKIVSMSKENRSAEGDAKKRLELLIQKRIGMMDVYYQQLSKTLSWSKERGVDVTAAESQLKAALLSRSQYLTNAILYTDTQRQDLERRLSFVSEEEKATIKTELVRFSERTSVMVASLEKNISMMAPFGVDVTSYKRILLATTGDINADVLDVDVALDLLDSWLRSFSSWAFENTPSFVVKLALFLGILYVTRLVANVARKTVRKSVSHSKMDFSVLMQEFFVSIASKAVVFIGLLIALSQIGIELAPLLTGFGVAGVIIGFALQDTLSNFASGLMILIYRPYDVGDMVKVAGVQGTVKDMSLVSTTIQTIDNQRLVIPNNKIWGDVINNITAERVRRVDMVFGIGYSDDIDKAKGVLNDIILAHPLVLKTPEHMIKLHTLNTSSVDFVVRPWVKTEDYWDVYWDVTETVKKRFDEEGITIPFPQRDVHIYNHEEN; this is translated from the coding sequence ATGATGAAGGTTTGGCGTTGTCTATTGTTGATGTTGACGCTTGTCGCATTTGGAAGTTTTGCACAAGGCGTTGATAAAATTGCAGAAGCACAAGATCAGCTAATGCTGGATCTAACAACATTAGAAACCGCGCATGATGCTGAGAAGCCGTTTCTAGAAGATATATTAAGACGAAAGAACCAAGCACTTCGTGAGGAGATTTTTTCCCAGTTATCCTCCGATAAAGAGGAAGGGTTAGATACCGTTCTTGCTCAGCAGGTTGAACTTTTACAACATTTACTGTCATTGAACGAAGTTAAGATTGTCTCGATGAGTAAAGAGAATCGTTCGGCTGAAGGGGATGCTAAAAAGCGTCTTGAGCTGCTGATTCAAAAACGAATTGGGATGATGGATGTCTACTATCAACAACTCTCTAAAACTTTAAGTTGGTCGAAAGAAAGAGGCGTCGATGTAACGGCCGCGGAAAGCCAGTTAAAAGCGGCATTGCTTTCTCGTTCTCAATATCTCACTAATGCGATTCTTTACACAGACACTCAGCGTCAAGATCTAGAACGCCGCTTGTCTTTTGTTAGTGAAGAAGAAAAAGCGACGATCAAAACTGAACTAGTACGCTTTAGCGAACGAACCAGTGTCATGGTCGCCAGTTTAGAGAAAAACATCTCTATGATGGCGCCATTTGGTGTGGATGTGACGTCTTACAAGCGCATCCTATTGGCGACGACAGGGGACATTAATGCTGACGTACTGGATGTTGATGTCGCATTAGATCTATTGGATAGCTGGTTGCGTTCGTTTAGTTCATGGGCATTTGAAAATACTCCTTCTTTTGTCGTCAAGCTTGCACTGTTCTTGGGTATTTTGTACGTAACTCGGCTTGTTGCCAATGTTGCTCGTAAGACGGTCCGTAAGAGTGTTTCGCATTCAAAAATGGATTTCAGCGTATTGATGCAAGAATTTTTTGTATCCATCGCCTCTAAAGCTGTTGTGTTTATTGGTTTGCTTATTGCCCTATCTCAGATAGGAATAGAGCTTGCACCATTACTTACTGGTTTTGGTGTTGCGGGTGTCATCATTGGTTTTGCGTTACAAGATACTTTGTCTAACTTTGCATCAGGTTTGATGATCTTAATCTATCGTCCTTACGATGTTGGTGACATGGTTAAAGTGGCTGGCGTGCAAGGAACGGTAAAGGACATGAGTTTAGTGTCAACCACGATTCAAACTATCGATAACCAACGCTTGGTGATCCCTAACAATAAGATCTGGGGTGATGTGATCAATAACATTACTGCAGAGCGTGTTAGACGTGTTGACATGGTTTTTGGTATTGGTTATTCCGATGATATCGATAAAGCAAAAGGTGTGTTAAATGACATCATTCTTGCGCATCCTTTAGTGCTTAAAACACCAGAACACATGATCAAGCTTCACACCTTGAATACGTCTTCGGTTGATTTTGTAGTGAGACCTTGGGTTAAGACTGAGGATTACTGGGATGTATATTGGGATGTGACGGAAACTGTAAAGAAACGCTTTGATGAAGAAGGCATCACGATTCCATTCCCACAACGCGATGTACATATTTACAATCACGAAGAGAATTAG
- a CDS encoding porin translates to MKKTLVALAIASISSSAFAVNTSSQNSQNEDMFAFDSMHKDQFSVSGSFGVGGYYDTGSKAFYDDWATGLTLAVNYRNNRVVGYFETDLMVNYTTDNNVSANDAATAGWTNGIDTGPATDVDKAWLGFDTGFGIASFGWENDTALDKVDGAGDTTYEFGASAGDASDAFNVIKFQGATNGFAYGVSYFETDDDHNDADKGINGYIGLEQEVFNIYAGYESRDNDADYEVYTVSGNIKVGDLTLGMNSWIDESDSKKDTGYYVSGGYAVSADLTIAAGYAFNSNELDGQSDVDSSYINIAAMYRIADNADMGIDIKQDLDGYRVGEASAQYDEETHVFAAAYYYF, encoded by the coding sequence ATGAAAAAGACATTAGTAGCACTTGCGATTGCGAGTATTTCAAGCTCAGCTTTCGCTGTAAACACAAGCAGCCAAAACAGCCAGAACGAAGATATGTTTGCATTTGATTCAATGCATAAAGATCAATTCTCAGTATCAGGCTCTTTTGGTGTTGGTGGTTACTACGACACGGGCTCTAAAGCGTTTTATGATGACTGGGCGACAGGCCTTACGCTTGCAGTAAACTACCGCAACAACCGTGTTGTCGGTTACTTCGAAACTGACTTAATGGTGAATTACACGACAGACAACAACGTTTCTGCAAATGACGCAGCAACGGCGGGTTGGACAAACGGTATCGATACAGGTCCAGCAACTGACGTAGATAAAGCGTGGCTTGGTTTTGATACTGGTTTCGGTATCGCTTCATTCGGTTGGGAAAACGATACTGCATTAGACAAAGTAGATGGCGCTGGTGATACAACATACGAGTTTGGGGCTTCTGCTGGCGACGCTTCTGATGCGTTCAACGTTATCAAGTTCCAAGGTGCAACCAATGGCTTTGCTTACGGCGTTTCTTACTTTGAAACTGACGATGATCATAACGATGCTGACAAAGGTATTAACGGTTACATCGGTTTAGAGCAAGAAGTGTTCAATATTTACGCTGGTTATGAATCGCGTGATAACGATGCTGATTACGAAGTATATACGGTGTCAGGTAATATAAAAGTTGGCGACCTTACGCTAGGTATGAACTCTTGGATTGATGAAAGTGACTCTAAGAAAGACACTGGTTACTACGTTTCAGGTGGTTACGCGGTTTCTGCCGATCTAACAATTGCAGCGGGTTACGCATTTAACAGTAATGAATTAGATGGTCAATCTGACGTAGATTCTTCTTACATCAATATTGCGGCAATGTACCGTATCGCTGATAACGCTGACATGGGTATCGATATCAAGCAAGATTTAGACGGTTACCGTGTTGGCGAGGCTAGCGCGCAATACGATGAAGAGACACACGTATTCGCAGCCGCTTACTACTACTTCTAA